Genomic DNA from bacterium:
GCTCTCCTTCTTATTTATATCAATATGTCGTTCCAGAATAACCTTGTTTTGAGTCAGAGTTCCTGTTTTATCGGAACATAATACATCCATTGCACCTAAATTTTGAACGGCATTCAGTTTTTTAACTATGACTTTGCCTTTAGATAAACTCAAAGCTCCTTTTGAAAGATTAATCGTAACAATCATAGGAAGCATCTCAGGTGCTAAACCGACCGCAACCGCAATCGCAAAAAGCAAAGCTTCTAACCAACTTCCTTTGTTTAAGGCATTTATTACAAAGACAATCAATACAATATAAATCATTGCTCTTACCAAAAGCATGACAAATTTGTCTACACCTTCTTCAAAACTGCTTTTTGCGGTTTTTTGGGTAATTTTATCCGCTATTGAGCTCAGATAAGTATTGTTTCCTGTTTCTATGACAACACCTATAGCACTTCCGCTGTTAACATTGGTTCCCATAAAACAAATATTTGGAAGATCAAAAATATTATTTTTTGAATCCTCCTGATAATATTTCTCACTTTTTTCTACAGGCAAAGCTTCTCCTGTCATCGCAGACTGGTTAAGATAGAGCGTTTTTGAAGAAATAATTCTTATATCAGCCGGTATTATATTCCCCGCAGAAAGCCTGATTATATCTCCTCTGACAAGTTCTGACTGCGAAATTTCTTTTTCTTTTCCCGACCGAAGTACTGTTACACTAGTACTGACCAGTTTTTTTAATTTGTCAGCTGCTTTGTCAGCCTGATATTCCTGAAAAAAAGTCATAAATACATTAATAATAATCATTGCAAGAATAATAATTGCTGATTCTGTTTCACCTATGAGAAAAGAAATTATTACAATTATAAATAACAAGAGTACCAGAGGACTAATAAATTCCGAAAGGAGCTTGATAAAGGCATTTTGTTGTTTATCAAAAGAAATAACGTTATATCCGTATTTTTTAAGGCGTTGCTGCACCTGTTTTTCGCTCAATCCTTCAATAGAAGCCTCAAGCGAGTTTAAAACATCATCAATAGCAGTTTTTGAAAATTGTTTTATGTTTTTTGAATTCACTTAAATAAAATCCCCTTTTTTATTTTGAGTAATCGATATTGGCAAAAGGGTTCGGGGGCTTTGCCCATGACAACATTTCCCCGCAGTGTTTCAGTTTTTCTTTCTTTTAGTTAGTTTAAGTATGCGGCAATTTAACAACTCATTAAATTCAACACCTGTTTAAATAACAATAAAAAAGGCGAAGTTTAATAACTTCGCCTTTTTTAAAAGATATATTATAAAATATTATGTTCCAACTTCCCAGCTGTTCATATATTCAACCATTGCAGGGGTCAATTCATCAATCTTAACACCCATTGAAGCAAGTTTAAGCTTAGCAATGTTCTGATCAACTTCTCTGGGAAGAACATGAACTTTATTTTCAAGTTCGCCCTGATTTTTGATTAAATACTCAACAGCAAGAGCCTGATTTGCAAAACTCATATCCATTACGCTTGCAGGGTGTCCTTCTGCCGCAGCAAGGTTTACGAGTCTGCCTTCTCCAAGAACAAGAACTGATTTTCCTGATTCTAATTTGTGCTGATCAAGGAAAGTTCTGATTTTTTTCTTGTTTTTTGTCAGTTTATTAAGACCTGCCATATCTAATTCAAGGTCAAAATGTCCTGAATTACAAACTATAGCAAAGTCTTTCATTAATTTGAAATGGTCTGTATTGATTACGTGTCTGTTTCCGGTAACTGTAATAAAGATATCACCGATTGAAGCAGCCTCAGCCATAGGCATAACTCTGAAGCCGTCCATTACAGCTTCAATAGCTTTAACAGGATCAATTTCAGTAACTATAACATTTGCGCCTAAACCTCTTGCTCTCATAGCGCAACCTTTTCCGCACCAGCCATATCCGACAACTACAAGATTTTTTCCTGCAATAAGAATATTAGTAGCTCTTATTACACCGTCTAATGTGCTTTGACCTGTTCCATACCTGTTATCAAAGAAATGCTTTGTCTGAGAATCATTAACAGCCATCGCAGGGAAAGTTAATTTTCCGCCTTTTTCCATTGCATTAAGTCTTACGATTCCGGTGGTGGTTTCTTCTGTAGTTCCGATAATATCTTTAATCTGATCCGGTCTTTCTTTAATAAGTGTTGCAACTACGTCTGAACCGTCATCAATAATGATTTGAGGTTTGTGATCAAGTGCAATGTTTACGTGTTTAGTGTATGTTTCAGCGTCTTCGCCTTTTATTGCAAATACAGGAATTCCATAATCTTTTACGAGGGAAGCTGCAACATCATCCTGTGTAGAAAGCGGGTTTGATGCAATCAAAACAGCGTCTGCACCGCCGGCTTTAAGAGTAATTGCAAGGTTTGCTGTTTCTTTGGTAACGTGGCAGCAAGCTGCTATTCTAAAACCCTGAAGAGGTTTTTCTGTTTCAAATCTTTTTCTGATTGATTCAAGTACAGGCATATCTCTGTCTGCCCATTCAATCTGGTTCTTGCCTGATTCAGCAAGGTTAATGTCTTTAATCTGGTATTTTAATTTTGTTGCTTCTGTCATTTTTATTCTCTCCAATATGCATTTACTACTCTGTCATTGCGAGGAGGGCAAAAAGCCCGACGTGGCAATCTTATTTTTCAGTATAGCAAAAAAGCATAAAAATACACATAATCGATTTTTTGAGTAAATTTATTTGCTATTTGTTTTTACATTTTTGTAAATTTCTTTAATAGTATTCTTATCTCTGTCAGAAAGCTTATTTACATTAAAATTGCCGTACATTATGTCATTAGAATCAGGACTATGGCCGTAAATCCCTATAGAATGTCCCAGCTGATGCATTGCAATCTGCTTTATTTTTTCAAAAGACTGCTCTTTTGTCATGCCGGAAGTGCAGTCTGTATTAATTTTGACTTTCATTATCCTGTCATCAAGGTTTAATCCCTTATACTGAAGAAGAGGAGAAGCGACAGAACCTCCAACTGAACCTACCAGCCCAATCACAGGAACACCGACCAGCCCTCCCAAAACCATTGCAGCAATTGAACCTATCTGCACAATAGAACTTGCTTTTTTATATTTCAATTTTTGTTTTTCTGCCGACACATCTTCTTTTTTAAGCTCGGGCTGCCATGCAAAATCCTCAAAATACTCAGTCCATACTATTTTTAAGTTTGCGTTCTTTGGATCATTGGAGGTTTCAAATTTTATTTTGCCTCCCGAAGCATTTTCCCATTCTTTCATAGCATCTTTAACAGCGTCTCTGTAATATTTTTTGTAATTTTTGACATCTGCGTCATCTATATAAACAATTATAGGCATTTTACCGAATATTTTTGCTGTTCCGCTGCTCTGTTCAATTATGTCCTGAATATAATCCTGCTCCTCGCCGAAATTATTTGCGGGTTTTTGTGCAAGTTCCGGCAAAGCAGCTTTCTTTAAACGATCTAACCTGACAGTTAAACTTTCATCATTATAATTTTTGTTGAATATATCTTTTTCAAGTTTTGCAATTCTTTCTAATACAGGCAAATTATCATGAGATTTGCCGTAAATCTTCATTTCTACAAGCTTGACAAGCTCGGGCATTGAATCAGGAGCAGAAGTTGTTATCGGTTTAAATTCCAAATCGCCTCCTGTTTCTTTAAGTTGAGAAAGTCCTTCTCTTGCTTTCTGCGCCTGCTCGGGAAGCATACTGTATTTTAATGAATTTTCAAGATCTTCTTTTGCTTTTTGCGGGTTTCCATTATAAAAATTATACGAACTTCTTGAATAATAAATATCAGAAAGAAGCTCTTTTGTATTTTGCTCGGATTGGCGCAGCGAAAGCACTTTTTGGCAGTATTTTATAGCCTCATCATATTTTTTTTCATTTGCCAGATTAAAAGCATAGCTGGAATATGCAGTTATAGCATTATCAATAAAAACCTGATTTTTTTCGACAGAATACGCTTTTTCATAATACTGTCCTGCTTTAAGAAAATCATTCCTGTTATAAGCCTTATGGGCAGTTTCTACGAATTGAGCAGGCGAATTTCTTACCTGATGCACAACTGCAATAACAGGCATTGTTTCAAAGAGCAAAAATATTGATAAAATTAATGAAATTATTTTTGTTTTCATATTAAAAAACTTACCAAATACATTTATAAAATACCACTTATATTATATTCTAAAAGCTGATATAAAAAATATTTTATTGCCTTATAAATAATTTAGCCGACTTTTTTACATGGTTTTAGAAAACATAAAAAATGCCTATGAGAAAAAAAATATTTTTGTTCCCTAATCCTGATTTTGACAAAAAATATATGGGCGGAATAAGCAGGCTCTACCAGATATTCTGCAAAGAATATGATTTTAATCTTGAAATTATTGATGATGATTTTCTTAAAAACCATAAACCTGATGAACACAAAAAAGACCTTATAGTCATTGCAGGAGGGGATGGAACAATTCACAGGGTTATAAATAATATTCCCGAAAAGTTTTTTTCTTCTTATAAATTCGGCTTAATTCCCGCGGGAACAGCAAATGAATTTGCAAAAAGCTTGAATCTGCCATGTTACCTTGAAGATGCAGCTTTTATAATAGCAAATGAAAATGAGGAAAATAATGTTTTTCATAAAGTCGCATTAGTTAAAGGAAAATATAAATTTTTAACAGGCTTATTATACGGGGTTGCCTGTCAGGTACTTCAGTCAACTTCTCAAAATGCAAAGGTTTTTTGGGGTTCTTTTGCCTATAATTTACCGGGATTTATGTCTTTAACTAATTTTTATGACCATATAAAAAAATTCAAAATAGATTCAACGGAATTTCAGACAGGATATCTAATCATAAATAATGCGAGTTTAACAGGCAAAGATTTATCTTTTGAGGATACAAAAGACGAAAACAAAGATTTGTTTTCTTTTATGTACGTTTCTCCCGATGTAACGCCCTCTGATATGCTGTGGCTTCTGGTAAAAAGCCGGACACGCATGAGTATTTTGCAGGACGCTTCGATTTTTTATGCCCAAATGGATAAAATTCATCTTGAGTTTGACGGAAAAAATCTATTTATGCTTGACGGAGAGCTTTATGAATTTTCTTCACCCCTGACTATAAAGCATCATGACAAGCGTATCGAGGTTATTTGCTTTTAATTTTTTATAAGTATCCCGAATAAAATAAAAACTTAATTGTTGCCAGCCAAAAAATCTATTTCATTTTGTATATTTATTCTGGCTTTTTGTTCATATTTTTTTTGGAAGAAATCTGTTTTATAGATATTATGCTTAATTAAAATCCCTTTTAAAACTGCTATTCGTCCAGGGTTATAAACATCATCGGGATATCGCGAATATTCTCTTCGGATTTGTTTTGCATAAATATTATAAGATGATTTATCTGAACCCAAAATAGATAAATCAATGTCTGCAATAATCTTTGCTTCCAAAGATAAATTTTCAGGAACACTGCTATCATGTTTCGTTGCTAATATAATTTCTCTCAATAAATTTTCTTTATTCTTAAATTTCGAATTTTCTGATTTATGTAGCAATTTAAGTGCAATTTCCACGCTATCTTCTACATCATTAGGTGAGCCATTCACAATATCATGCATAAAAATTCCAAACCTAAGAATTTCAGGATCTTTTATCTTATTAGGGTTATTAAT
This window encodes:
- a CDS encoding matrixin family metalloprotease; translation: MKTKIISLILSIFLLFETMPVIAVVHQVRNSPAQFVETAHKAYNRNDFLKAGQYYEKAYSVEKNQVFIDNAITAYSSYAFNLANEKKYDEAIKYCQKVLSLRQSEQNTKELLSDIYYSRSSYNFYNGNPQKAKEDLENSLKYSMLPEQAQKAREGLSQLKETGGDLEFKPITTSAPDSMPELVKLVEMKIYGKSHDNLPVLERIAKLEKDIFNKNYNDESLTVRLDRLKKAALPELAQKPANNFGEEQDYIQDIIEQSSGTAKIFGKMPIIVYIDDADVKNYKKYYRDAVKDAMKEWENASGGKIKFETSNDPKNANLKIVWTEYFEDFAWQPELKKEDVSAEKQKLKYKKASSIVQIGSIAAMVLGGLVGVPVIGLVGSVGGSVASPLLQYKGLNLDDRIMKVKINTDCTSGMTKEQSFEKIKQIAMHQLGHSIGIYGHSPDSNDIMYGNFNVNKLSDRDKNTIKEIYKNVKTNSK
- a CDS encoding diacylglycerol kinase family protein, with product MPMRKKIFLFPNPDFDKKYMGGISRLYQIFCKEYDFNLEIIDDDFLKNHKPDEHKKDLIVIAGGDGTIHRVINNIPEKFFSSYKFGLIPAGTANEFAKSLNLPCYLEDAAFIIANENEENNVFHKVALVKGKYKFLTGLLYGVACQVLQSTSQNAKVFWGSFAYNLPGFMSLTNFYDHIKKFKIDSTEFQTGYLIINNASLTGKDLSFEDTKDENKDLFSFMYVSPDVTPSDMLWLLVKSRTRMSILQDASIFYAQMDKIHLEFDGKNLFMLDGELYEFSSPLTIKHHDKRIEVICF
- a CDS encoding HD domain-containing protein, with protein sequence INNPNKIKDPEILRFGIFMHDIVNGSPNDVEDSVEIALKLLHKSENSKFKNKENLLREIILATKHDSSVPENLSLEAKIIADIDLSILGSDKSSYNIYAKQIRREYSRYPDDVYNPGRIAVLKGILIKHNIYKTDFFQKKYEQKARINIQNEIDFLAGNN
- the ahcY gene encoding adenosylhomocysteinase, with translation MTEATKLKYQIKDINLAESGKNQIEWADRDMPVLESIRKRFETEKPLQGFRIAACCHVTKETANLAITLKAGGADAVLIASNPLSTQDDVAASLVKDYGIPVFAIKGEDAETYTKHVNIALDHKPQIIIDDGSDVVATLIKERPDQIKDIIGTTEETTTGIVRLNAMEKGGKLTFPAMAVNDSQTKHFFDNRYGTGQSTLDGVIRATNILIAGKNLVVVGYGWCGKGCAMRARGLGANVIVTEIDPVKAIEAVMDGFRVMPMAEAASIGDIFITVTGNRHVINTDHFKLMKDFAIVCNSGHFDLELDMAGLNKLTKNKKKIRTFLDQHKLESGKSVLVLGEGRLVNLAAAEGHPASVMDMSFANQALAVEYLIKNQGELENKVHVLPREVDQNIAKLKLASMGVKIDELTPAMVEYMNSWEVGT